In Herbaspirillum sp. WKF16, one genomic interval encodes:
- a CDS encoding MBL fold metallo-hydrolase: MHSLPIQLFDPESSTYTYILAADGEAALIDPVDQHCERDLAHLERLGLRLACILETHNHADHVTSAGRLCQLTGARTAAPSGCGIAPADVQLNHGDTLRFGRDEEIQVIHTPGHTAGSMCYLWRGNLFSGDTLLIDGCGRTDFQSGSAEALYRSVTERLFSLPDETLLWPAHDYKSRSVSTIGWEKRHNSRLSGRSLDDFVELMNNLKLPPPRLMDVAVPANRNLGLPH, from the coding sequence ATGCACTCACTGCCCATCCAGCTCTTCGATCCCGAGTCGAGCACCTACACCTACATCCTCGCCGCCGATGGCGAGGCGGCGCTGATCGACCCGGTCGACCAGCACTGCGAACGCGACCTGGCGCACCTGGAGCGGCTCGGCCTGCGCCTGGCCTGTATCCTGGAAACCCACAACCATGCCGACCACGTGACCTCGGCCGGCCGCCTGTGCCAGCTGACCGGCGCCCGGACCGCCGCGCCCAGCGGTTGCGGCATCGCGCCGGCGGACGTGCAGCTCAACCATGGCGACACGCTGCGTTTCGGACGAGACGAGGAGATCCAGGTCATCCATACGCCCGGCCACACCGCCGGCAGCATGTGCTACCTGTGGCGCGGCAACCTGTTCTCGGGCGATACCCTGCTCATCGACGGCTGCGGCCGCACCGATTTCCAGAGCGGCAGCGCCGAGGCCTTGTACCGCAGCGTCACCGAGCGCCTGTTCTCGTTGCCCGATGAGACGTTGCTGTGGCCGGCGCACGACTACAAGAGCCGCTCGGTGTCGACCATCGGTTGGGAGAAGCGCCACAACAGCCGGTTGTCCGGCCGCTCGCTGGACGACTTCGTGGAATTGATGAACAACCTGAAATTGCCACCGCCGCGGCTCATGGACGTGGCGGTGCCGGCCAACCGCAACCTCGGCTTGCCGCATTGA